The nucleotide sequence ATACATCATGGCTCTTTTCCTTATGCTTCGGCACCGCGACAAGGAAGCGTCCTGCGGTGTCGCGCTGGCGAAAGGCTTCGGGGTGATTCTGGATCCACTCGGGGACCAGTGCATAGGTCTTGGTCCAGTGGCGGTCGTCGTGAAATGTCACAATGATATCCGGCTGCCACTGGTGAATTTCCTGTTGGACTGCATCAAGCGTTGGCATGTACAGTGGCCGGACCACATCCCGCTGCCGGTACGAACCCAGCAGTGAATAATAACGGTAAAAACATGCCATGATCCGCGGTTCCGATTCGTCCACCATGGCGGCGTCGATCGTGCTTTGCCAAGTCGAACGAGTGTCTCGGGCCGAATAGAAGGACTCATATTGACGGTGCCAGGTCAGCGAAGCGTACGCAACGCCCACTAAAACAAGCCCGGCACAGGCGATCCCTGCGGTGCGTATGTGACGCGACAGCCAGCCCTTCGATTCACAAGTAATGAAGTAAATTAGGGCGATGTCGACGCTTGCCAACGGCCAAAAGAACCATGCTTCGCCCGCGTCCCGGGCAATCGACTTCATCTCGACCCTGAACATCGTTGGCAACGCCGTCAGTCCCATGGCCACCGTCGCATGAAGGATGACGTCCATGCCGACCAAGACGGCCACCACGATGCCCAGGAATTGCCCCAGTCGCCCGCGATGCCATGCGACAGTGGCAAAGCATAATACGGTCGCGATCGCCGCCAGCGCGAAACCGAAGCGGACGCTGTGGTAGCGCATCGCCAGCATGTTCTGCGTGCCAAAAACCGTTTCAATCACGTTGGGCGTCATGATATAGACGCACGTTGATCCCAGCGTTAACCATGCCAGGAAAACCAGATAGCTTTGCTTCGGCTTTGACCACCAGTAATAGAGTCCGATCGGGATCGAAACGCAAACGCCGGTCATCGTCGCCAGCCATGTCGATGGACCGTCCTGTTCAGCCCAGGCCCAAGACAGCTTTCGGAAAATCTCCGCGTCGCCACCACGCATCAAGGTGCTGAAGCGATTTCCCGGCCTCATCGCATCCCATTGATCCGCCATCCCCAAGACTTTGAAACCTTTCGGAAACAGTGGTGTGCCTTCCAGCAGCCAGTTGCGACCGTACCAGACCCCCGCCAACAAAACGATCGCAGTCACGCAACACGTCAGCCAAGTCGCGGTCGATTTCCATCCGCCGGTCCGCAGTGCAAAGACGGCAACGACGCCGACGACCACCAACGCATATCCGATCGCGTAGTATTTGATCCCGAACAACAAACCGATGGACATCGCCGCCAGGTACGGTAACCGTTGTCGATCGTCGGCCAACCAACGCCATGCGAAACAAGCCGCGGAAGCAAGCAAGGTGGCGACGGCCAGGTCGTTCTCTTGGCTGATCAACTGTCGACTGACCACCGAAGTGGCCGACACTGAAACACAGGCCGCCAATCGCATCACGGCGGGGACTCGTGCGTCGATCAAGGCTTCGTTGACCACACACAGCAGCAACAAAGCGACAAAAAGATTGGTCAATCCGGCAAAGAAATCCCCGCTGTAACCGGCGACCCAAAAATAGGTGACCAATTCGTTGTTGCCCGGAACATACCAGAACGCACAACGTTGATTGAATAAGTCGGCGGTCTGGATCCAGTGATCTACGATGGGCAAGTGATAGGCCAATGAATCCCAGTCGACCGGATACCTGGAAACGCCATACATCAACACGTGGGCGATCATTGATGAAACCATCAACGCCGATCCCAACCGCACGGCCCTGTGACGACCGGACTTGCTGAATATTCGCATGCCCGTCGGCCGCCCATTGCGCGTCGGCGGGAACCACCGTCGAAAAGCGACACCGATCACAGCCAACGAAAGCTGAAACACCCAAGGGTGAAACATTCCCAAAAAGCCCCAAAACGATGCCACCAAGACCACGCACGACCAGACCACCACCAACGTCGCGGCGAACCGAGACGTCAGTCTGTCGGGAACTTGCAACGCGGCAAATCGGTGACTGCCGGACACCAACAGCCCGACCGACACCGCCCAAAGCACCGTCCAAAATAGATCCCAAACTACGACGAACATGCCTGCGATACTGATCGATTGAGCAGCGCTGAACGATTGAAGATGCCTCGGCCGTCTCTCAAGCGGTAAGCCATTTCGGAACACCACACAGCCGGCGGCAGACCAATCAACGAACGAGCCAGTGAAGCATTGGCGGCAATCAGGTCGGTCACCGAACACCCACCGCCGTTGGTCGCTACACGATCGTATCCGATTCGATCCATGGTTTGTCCGCAAACACGCTCCACCGGCTCGGCGATGGCGGCACGATTTCGCCGCCAAGCGGACACCCGGGCAAGGTCGGGCGGATTCAATGCCGTCTGCTTCCAGGCCCGTTCGCGTTCGGGAAAGCAAGAGGCATCGTGGACGCTAGGCCGCTGAAGCGTCGAAAGAATCGATTCGTCCGCCGACAAACCCAAGAATGTCAGTGCATCGGCAAGTTCCTGTTCGGGACGCGTGACCAACCGTTCGAAACGCACCCAGCAAATACGTCGTGGCCAACGTTCGGCCGCGTCCAACAAGCGACGCTGTGTTCGGTCCCAAAGCAATGCCGCACCTCGCACGCTGGTGCGCAGCCACGGAACGCCCGTCAGGCTTAACGCCACATCCCGTGGATCACGCACGACGAATATCCAACGGCTATCGGGAAAGACTTCATCGATCCAGTCCAGACGGTACGAGTACTCAGGCGTCTTGTCGCCCAACAAACATTGCTGCTGCGGCGCGTGCCCCACATCGGTCGTCGACACGCGGTTCCGATCGATTCCGTGACTTGGATAAAGTCGGTGCAAGTAGGCATAGATCTCATCAACTCGGCGATCGCCACGCAGCATGTCGGCGGGAAAGGCGACCGAACAATCCGATTCAATCCGGCGAAGCGTCTTTCGTCGGACCCATCGGGGGCAACCGTGATATAAGAAAAACAGCTTCAGCTCCGGAGGCACCCATGCATGCGGGTGTCGGTTCAACAACACCTGCAGGAAAGTGGTTCCGGATCGCGGGCAACCGACGACGAAGAATGGAAACTGGCTGGACATCTGGGAAAAAGGTACGCGGGATTCTTCGCCCAGCAAGTTAAAAGAAATCCGACTCCGGTCGGTCTTCACCGAAACGCCCGTCTTTTTTTCCAAACGCCCGGTCCTTTTCCAGCCGCCTTGCTGAGCAAGACCTCCTTGACCGCATCGTGACCGATCCTAGCGACCCGGACCGAGTGCATCATACGCCAACCGTGTGACGCTGAATCGACGGACACGTGTCAGCGGCAAACCAAGGTTTTTTTGACCGCCTCCCCCGGTTGGTGTACAGTCACCGGCTTCCAATTCAGGCAACCGATTCACCGTCTGTCGCGTTGGCAGGGGTGCAGGGGTGCAGGGGTGCAGGGGTGCAGGGGTGCAGGGGTGCAGGGGTGCAGGGGTGCAGGGGTGCAGGGGTGCAGGGGTGCAGGGGTGCAGGGGTGCAGGGGTGCAGGGGTGCAGGGGTGCAGGGGTGCAGGGGTGCAGGGGTGATGCAAAAACTAGAGCCACAAGCGGGGCAGCTGGCTAAAATCGACCGACTGGCCATTCAATTGGCCGAGAGCGACGATTTGGCGGAAGTCGCGGAGATCCGAGACAAGTGCGCGTTTCTTCAGGACATGGCGAGAACCGTGTTCAGAAACCTAGACGCCCAGAACCGCGCCGCGGCCAGCAAGCTGCGAGCCGAGCGGAAGGCCGGCAAGATGCTTGCCGCGATGCGACTTCGTGGGGGCGACCGCCGATCAAGTGGTCACGGCGACCGTTTGAAATTGCAGGATCTAGGGATTTCTCATAACGATTCCAAACGCTGGCAAAAACGCGCTTCCATCCCGGATGAATGGTTCGAAGCCTATTTGGCGACCGCGGAGAAGCTCGGTGAAGAGATCTCGGCGAGCGGTTTGGAACGAACGGCCAGAAAAGCCGAAAGGGCGGCCCGGTCCGAGGAGGGTTCGTCCGTGTCGGCCAACGATGGTTGTGCGAGGGGCGCCAAAGATGGCCCCGCAAATGAAAATACCAACCGCCCCGATGATCGATCTGAAGTAGAAAACCCTGCCCGCGGCGAGGAAGTTTCGGAGCCAGGCCCCAGCGGCGTCGTGCTCCGCGGGCACGCGGATGAATTACTCGGCAATGCAAAGGGGCACTGCGACACCCTGGCTCGTCTGGTTTCTCCGTTGGCACAAGACCCGGACGCAGAATTGTTACCCGCCACGCGGCGAGGGCTGGT is from Crateriforma conspicua and encodes:
- a CDS encoding sulfotransferase family protein, translated to MSSQFPFFVVGCPRSGTTFLQVLLNRHPHAWVPPELKLFFLYHGCPRWVRRKTLRRIESDCSVAFPADMLRGDRRVDEIYAYLHRLYPSHGIDRNRVSTTDVGHAPQQQCLLGDKTPEYSYRLDWIDEVFPDSRWIFVVRDPRDVALSLTGVPWLRTSVRGAALLWDRTQRRLLDAAERWPRRICWVRFERLVTRPEQELADALTFLGLSADESILSTLQRPSVHDASCFPERERAWKQTALNPPDLARVSAWRRNRAAIAEPVERVCGQTMDRIGYDRVATNGGGCSVTDLIAANASLARSLIGLPPAVWCSEMAYRLRDGRGIFNRSALLNRSVSQACSS